Proteins from a genomic interval of Tiliqua scincoides isolate rTilSci1 chromosome 11, rTilSci1.hap2, whole genome shotgun sequence:
- the NKAPD1 gene encoding uncharacterized protein NKAPD1, which translates to MSRVPLGKVLLRNVIRHTDAHNKIQEESEMWKIRELEKQTEDGHRRKQKKMLPNSSSSRMRSDGFDEESQSADLRARNLAPVSVTMEEDLQHTRYWNKKLYEYEANMPDRWGHSGYKELYPEEFDTDSDQQDEQNMNGKRKSPPGKRSSLELHKRKKAKKSHKKKRKKKSHKKRKKKKQEPPSAASESSEDSECSEEVTSGASQRKRKRHKKTKKPSAKPPASSLGPDSDSSRAGSCTSSSSEDSEPEQKREKQPKRKRRKHHVLVLEKYSEGAQEKRSKRKNWKVAADENSEDSSEED; encoded by the exons ATGTCTCGAGTCCCTTTGGGGAAAGTTCTCCTGCGAAATGTTATCCGTCACACTGATGCACACAACAAG ATTCAGGAGGAGTCAGAAATGTGGAAAATACGGGAATTGGAAAAGCAAACGGAAGATGGACATCGGAGAAAGCAAAAGAAGATGCTTCCCAATAGCTCCAG TAGCCGAATGCGCAGTGATGGGTTTGATGAGGAGAGCCAGTCTGCTGATCTGAGGGCAAGGAACTTGGCTCCTGTGTCAGTGACAATGGAAGAGGACCTTCAGCACACTCGCTACTGGAACAAGAAGCTCTACGAATATGAGGCGAATATGCCAGACAG GTGGGGCCACAGTGGCTACAAAGAGTTGTACCCAGAAGAATTTGACACAGACAG TGATCAACAAGACGAACAAAACATGAACGGTAAAAGAAAATCCCCGCCTGGGAAAAGGTCCTCTCTTGAGTTGCACAAGAGGAAAAAGGCCAAAAAGTCACACAAGAAGAAGCGGAAAAAGAAATCACACAAAAAGcgaaagaaaaagaagcaggagCCTCCGAGTGCAGCATCAGAGTCTTCCGAGGACTCCGAGTGCTCTGAGGAAGTCACGTCGGGTGCTAGCCAGAGGAAGCGGAAGCGCCACAAGAAGACCAAGAAGCCCTCAGCGAAGCCCCCAGCCTCCTCCTTGGGGCCCGACAGCGACTCCAGCAGGGCTGGCAGCTGCACCTCCAGCAGCTCTGAGGACAGTGAACCTGAGCAGAAACGGGAGAAGCAGCCcaagagaaagaggaggaaacaTCATGTGTTGGTGCTGGAGAAATACAGCGAAGGGGCTCAGGAGAAGCGCAGCAAGCGGAAGAACTGGAAGGTGGCGGCTGACGAAAACTCCGAGGACAGCTCTGAGGAGGACTAG
- the PIH1D2 gene encoding PIH1 domain-containing protein 2 isoform X2: MPRSTTRLPSHTSASRPTSWWNKVPAPQSPSDPIPLKSDKIEEVSDKSELYSVLNIAYNPSVLERVKDHPAEEDQLIRLSLKYIKEHFKVTLSHSYSITKFKLKGSLERMRQSLRGGPAPAVLSKKNTKKEMTLDQLRNITPKEDSSDLTLLTENSVPTKACLIEEISSTQAPELRTPPYELSVRKSADGRPLKIELKVELPEVGCISDCNLSVSKDDVLIEYPEKYRLHLDLPEPVSEEETTAAFYKKKGILHITIPIWQQK; this comes from the exons ATGCCAAGAAGTACTACACGCCTCCCGAGCCACACCTCTGCCTCAAGGCCCACATCCTG GTGGAATAAGGTCCCAGCACCCCAGTCACCATCTGATCCAATACCATTAAAATCTGACAAAATAGAGGAGGTATCTGATAAATCAG AGCTGTACAGTGTCCTCAATATTGCATACAATCCTTCTGTTCTTGAGAGGGTAAAAGACCATCCAGCAGAAGAGGACCAGTTGATTCGCCTGTCACTCAAGTATATCAAGGAACATTTCAAAGTCACTCTGTCTCACTCTTACAGTATTACAAAATTTAAACTGAAAGGAAGCCTGGAAAGGATGAGGCAGAGCTTGAGAGGAGGTCCGGCTCCTGCAGTTCTGTCCAAGAAGAACACAAAGAAAG AAATGACACTTGACCAGCTGAGGAACATCACACCAAAGGAAGACAGCAGTGACCTTACTCTGCTAACGGAGAACAGTGTGCCAACAAAAGCCTGTCTCATTGAAGAGATTTCCAGCACTCAGGCACCAGAACTAAGAACTCCACCCTATGAGCTGTCTGTCAGAAAGAGTGCAGACGGAAGACCTCTGAAGATTGAACTGAAAGTTGAATTGCCAGAGGTGGGCTGCATCTCTGACTGCAACCTGAGTGTTTCTAAA GATGATGTGTTGATTGAATACCCTGAAAAATACAGATTGCATCTGGATCTTCCAGAGCCTGTGAGTGAAGAAGAAACGACAGCTGCATTCTATAAAAAGAAGGGGATCTTGCACATCACAATACCCATCTGGCAGCAGAAGTGA
- the PIH1D2 gene encoding PIH1 domain-containing protein 2 isoform X1: protein MESLGQSEDLLAKASQLWTMLDDMAENSPESYRQFMQQQLTDAKKYYTPPEPHLCLKAHILGPIEKSLFINICRWNKVPAPQSPSDPIPLKSDKIEEVSDKSELYSVLNIAYNPSVLERVKDHPAEEDQLIRLSLKYIKEHFKVTLSHSYSITKFKLKGSLERMRQSLRGGPAPAVLSKKNTKKEMTLDQLRNITPKEDSSDLTLLTENSVPTKACLIEEISSTQAPELRTPPYELSVRKSADGRPLKIELKVELPEVGCISDCNLSVSKDDVLIEYPEKYRLHLDLPEPVSEEETTAAFYKKKGILHITIPIWQQK, encoded by the exons ATGGAGTCCCTGGGCCAGTCAGAGGACCTGCTGGCCAAGGCAAGCCAGCTCTGGACAATGCTGGACGACATGGCCGAGAACTCCCCCGAGAGCTACCGCCAGTtcatgcagcagcagctgacaGATGCCAAGAAGTACTACACGCCTCCCGAGCCACACCTCTGCCTCAAGGCCCACATCCTG GGTCCTATTGAAAAATCCTTGTTCATTAACATCTGCAGGTGGAATAAGGTCCCAGCACCCCAGTCACCATCTGATCCAATACCATTAAAATCTGACAAAATAGAGGAGGTATCTGATAAATCAG AGCTGTACAGTGTCCTCAATATTGCATACAATCCTTCTGTTCTTGAGAGGGTAAAAGACCATCCAGCAGAAGAGGACCAGTTGATTCGCCTGTCACTCAAGTATATCAAGGAACATTTCAAAGTCACTCTGTCTCACTCTTACAGTATTACAAAATTTAAACTGAAAGGAAGCCTGGAAAGGATGAGGCAGAGCTTGAGAGGAGGTCCGGCTCCTGCAGTTCTGTCCAAGAAGAACACAAAGAAAG AAATGACACTTGACCAGCTGAGGAACATCACACCAAAGGAAGACAGCAGTGACCTTACTCTGCTAACGGAGAACAGTGTGCCAACAAAAGCCTGTCTCATTGAAGAGATTTCCAGCACTCAGGCACCAGAACTAAGAACTCCACCCTATGAGCTGTCTGTCAGAAAGAGTGCAGACGGAAGACCTCTGAAGATTGAACTGAAAGTTGAATTGCCAGAGGTGGGCTGCATCTCTGACTGCAACCTGAGTGTTTCTAAA GATGATGTGTTGATTGAATACCCTGAAAAATACAGATTGCATCTGGATCTTCCAGAGCCTGTGAGTGAAGAAGAAACGACAGCTGCATTCTATAAAAAGAAGGGGATCTTGCACATCACAATACCCATCTGGCAGCAGAAGTGA